Proteins from one Entomospira culicis genomic window:
- a CDS encoding D-alanyl-D-alanine carboxypeptidase family protein, whose amino-acid sequence MKRISWIVALVWLTGSSWLFASQALVEHAQSAILMDMESGRVLYAYHADEVRIPASLTKIVSLFLAYQALEAHTVALDTPITVSERAALYNMPARSSLMGIEPGQRLTFYDLMLGMAIASGNDASVALAEQVSGSVEAFVQAMNDLVQELGLEQSYFIDPSGIGNDNRTTAYEYAHIARAYLKRYPQAIAQLHSVERFSYPSLRQMNHAGVRRYTLTYSNANKLITSYEGADGLKTGYLDESGYNLVATAKRGDMRLIAVIMGVKAPGTQTGSARRESDARALFDYGFANYRYYNISEHPQFYQYLQVPVLGGNRRSTELALSDEALLAYPLREDEWQASRLSRQSESLTAPIAPQVAVGELVLLVGDELWSSPLITQEKIDRLPFWLYLNDIIERKILQLFQPKEVNLDKIA is encoded by the coding sequence ATGAAGAGAATTAGCTGGATAGTCGCTTTGGTTTGGCTGACTGGGTCATCGTGGCTCTTTGCCTCTCAGGCGTTGGTGGAGCATGCCCAATCGGCGATTCTGATGGATATGGAGTCGGGGCGGGTGCTCTACGCCTATCATGCCGATGAGGTGCGTATTCCTGCTAGCCTGACCAAGATTGTCTCGCTCTTTTTGGCCTATCAGGCCCTTGAGGCGCATACCGTTGCCTTAGATACGCCCATCACCGTGAGCGAGCGGGCTGCGCTCTATAATATGCCTGCGCGCAGTAGTTTGATGGGGATTGAACCGGGGCAACGTTTAACTTTTTATGACTTGATGTTAGGCATGGCGATTGCCAGTGGTAATGATGCATCGGTTGCGCTAGCCGAGCAGGTGAGTGGTTCGGTGGAGGCGTTTGTGCAAGCAATGAACGATTTGGTGCAAGAGCTTGGCTTAGAGCAGTCGTATTTTATCGACCCATCGGGTATCGGCAACGATAATCGCACCACCGCCTATGAGTACGCGCACATTGCCAGAGCTTACCTCAAGCGCTATCCACAAGCAATTGCACAATTGCATAGCGTGGAGCGCTTCTCTTATCCGTCTTTGCGTCAAATGAACCATGCTGGGGTGAGGCGCTACACCTTGACTTACTCTAACGCGAATAAATTGATTACTAGTTACGAGGGTGCGGATGGGTTAAAAACGGGCTACCTCGATGAATCGGGCTATAACTTGGTAGCTACGGCAAAGCGTGGTGATATGCGCCTCATCGCTGTGATTATGGGCGTAAAAGCCCCCGGTACTCAGACGGGTTCTGCCCGACGCGAGAGTGATGCCCGCGCACTCTTTGACTACGGTTTCGCTAATTATCGTTATTACAACATCAGCGAACATCCGCAATTTTATCAATATCTGCAGGTGCCGGTGCTAGGTGGAAATCGCCGAAGCACAGAACTTGCCCTAAGTGATGAAGCGCTCCTTGCCTATCCCCTGCGCGAGGATGAGTGGCAAGCTAGTAGATTGTCGCGCCAGAGTGAGAGTCTTACTGCACCCATTGCACCGCAGGTAGCCGTGGGGGAGCTTGTACTCCTTGTTGGGGATGAGCTTTGGTCTAGCCCCTTAATTACGCAGGAGAAGATCGATCGCCTACCTTTTTGGCTCTATCTTAACGATATCATCGAGCGAAAAATTCTCCAACTCTTCCAACCAAAGGAGGTTAATCTTGACAAAATAGCCTAA